From Microlunatus capsulatus, a single genomic window includes:
- a CDS encoding DedA family protein, with protein sequence MTTSPDPEVPPARPTMAGADPAPTTAEPGRPPTWADVLPWEGRATRGDKVLLGTIFGVMGVLLLTIPLRPFLLASHPVVLELVTGSLSAIGAGAAFARIGETSLALVVLAGVVGMIKLDWLFWLAGRRWGARVVALFAPGERAGRFVERLRTANPWLVRLAVLAGALPGVPAVAVYCLAGLTRMRLATFLLFDALGALLVVGLVAGLGYGLGQHAVDVVLLVDKYALWVSLALVVVVSVAAGRRSSRQAAAAHEGRSGT encoded by the coding sequence ATGACGACGTCCCCGGACCCCGAGGTGCCGCCCGCCCGCCCGACCATGGCGGGAGCCGACCCCGCGCCGACCACCGCCGAACCCGGCCGGCCCCCCACCTGGGCCGACGTGCTGCCCTGGGAGGGCCGTGCGACCCGCGGCGACAAGGTGCTCCTGGGCACGATCTTCGGCGTCATGGGCGTGCTCCTGCTGACGATCCCGCTGCGGCCCTTCCTGCTGGCCAGCCACCCGGTGGTGCTGGAGCTGGTCACCGGCAGCCTGTCCGCGATCGGCGCCGGCGCGGCCTTCGCCCGGATCGGGGAGACCTCCCTGGCGCTCGTGGTGCTGGCGGGCGTCGTCGGGATGATCAAGCTCGACTGGCTGTTCTGGCTCGCGGGACGCCGCTGGGGCGCGCGGGTCGTCGCCCTGTTCGCGCCCGGTGAGCGCGCGGGCCGCTTCGTGGAGCGGCTGCGGACCGCCAACCCGTGGCTGGTCCGGCTCGCCGTGCTGGCCGGCGCCCTGCCCGGCGTCCCCGCCGTCGCCGTCTACTGCCTCGCGGGCCTGACGCGGATGCGGCTGGCGACCTTCCTGCTGTTCGACGCCCTGGGCGCGCTGCTGGTGGTGGGCCTGGTGGCCGGCCTCGGCTACGGCCTCGGCCAGCACGCCGTCGACGTCGTGCTGCTGGTCGACAAGTACGCCCTCTGGGTCAGCCTGGCGCTGGTCGTCGTGGTGTCCGTCGCCGCCGGCCGCCGCAGCTCACGGCAGGCCGCCGCCGCCCATGAGGGACGCAGCGGCACCTGA
- a CDS encoding family 78 glycoside hydrolase catalytic domain, giving the protein MTAAPGSRVRWQGHWITSGDDGPVAPLLRRELTVPAGTVAGLLHVAGLGLHRTTLDGVPVSDARLESGISAYDRRIAHSSYPVALEPGPAVLGVELGRGFYAMTTPNVWGWHEAPWRGLRMALVQLELLGADGEQLGVVVSDDAWRWAPGGTRFDSLYEGETFDARREPTGWDRPGFDASGWSPVHRGTPPAGLLVPRSHEPVRVTASHPVVAWSGGGEAPLVADFGRQLAGWVKVSAPDLDAGRRITLRLGERADAGGVLLENPHVHSERLDVHEFVVAEGGGSWEPRFTWTGFRYAEVSGVEHPDQLELLAQHAHTDVATASTFSCDDEVLTWIDTAMRATVVNNLHHLPTDTPVYEKNGWTGDAQVALEAMLHQLDLQHLLVKWLDDLADGQAEDGQLPVMAPTPGWGYIEAPEWTTLYPYLLERLDSWYGLPAVVERHREPLLRYLRRELARVDPSGLVVGVLGDYLAPGTEGTPPEDDLRIAASCYLVRGLRAGAALLERHGAGDGTGGEAAELRAAADALAAAVNQAFLDPVAGCYRSEREPRYRQASNILPVAFGITPPGHVDAVVGRLVEELEARGLRHDTGCLGLSELFGVLTRAGRADVALAVATGTDAPSWGAWKEAGETTMLEMWGPVERSRNHYFMGAMARWLYEDVAGVRMSAPQWREFVVAPALTGSGLGHAAYHRQGPRGRLGAAWRRTGAAVEVTVTVPPGSTAHVHLPGVAPFAAGPGEWTHHVDVPAPVRTRPGGGSPDHRHRPRCDDGAAATGPATTTRTEESAS; this is encoded by the coding sequence GTGACGGCGGCACCGGGGTCGCGGGTCCGCTGGCAGGGCCACTGGATCACCAGCGGGGACGACGGGCCCGTGGCGCCGCTGCTGCGCCGCGAGCTCACCGTCCCGGCCGGCACGGTCGCGGGTCTGCTGCACGTCGCCGGCCTGGGGCTGCACCGCACCACCCTCGACGGCGTGCCGGTCTCCGACGCCCGCCTGGAGTCGGGCATCAGCGCCTACGACCGGCGGATCGCCCACAGCAGCTACCCGGTGGCGCTGGAGCCGGGTCCCGCCGTGCTCGGCGTCGAGCTGGGCCGAGGCTTCTACGCCATGACCACCCCCAACGTCTGGGGCTGGCACGAGGCGCCGTGGCGCGGCCTCCGGATGGCGCTGGTGCAGCTGGAGCTGCTGGGCGCCGACGGGGAGCAGCTGGGGGTGGTGGTCAGCGACGACGCGTGGCGGTGGGCGCCCGGCGGCACCCGCTTCGACTCCCTCTACGAGGGCGAGACCTTCGACGCCCGGCGGGAGCCGACCGGCTGGGACCGGCCCGGCTTCGACGCCTCCGGCTGGTCCCCGGTGCACCGGGGCACCCCGCCGGCCGGGCTGCTCGTGCCGCGGTCGCACGAGCCCGTCCGCGTCACCGCCTCGCACCCCGTGGTGGCCTGGAGCGGCGGCGGCGAGGCCCCGCTGGTCGCCGACTTCGGCCGCCAGCTGGCCGGCTGGGTCAAGGTCAGCGCACCGGACCTCGACGCGGGCCGCCGGATCACCCTGCGGCTCGGCGAGCGGGCCGACGCGGGCGGTGTGCTGCTGGAGAACCCGCACGTTCACTCCGAACGGCTGGACGTGCACGAGTTCGTCGTCGCCGAGGGCGGCGGCAGCTGGGAGCCGCGGTTCACCTGGACCGGGTTCCGCTACGCCGAGGTGAGCGGCGTCGAGCACCCCGACCAGCTGGAGCTGCTGGCCCAGCACGCGCACACCGACGTCGCGACCGCGAGCACCTTCTCCTGCGACGACGAGGTCCTCACCTGGATCGACACCGCCATGCGGGCGACGGTGGTGAACAACCTGCACCACCTGCCGACCGACACCCCGGTCTACGAGAAGAACGGCTGGACCGGCGACGCCCAGGTGGCGCTGGAGGCGATGCTGCACCAGCTCGACCTGCAGCACCTGCTGGTGAAGTGGCTCGACGACCTCGCCGACGGCCAGGCCGAGGACGGCCAGCTGCCGGTGATGGCCCCCACCCCCGGCTGGGGTTACATCGAGGCGCCGGAGTGGACGACGCTCTACCCCTATCTGCTCGAGCGGCTCGACAGCTGGTACGGCCTGCCCGCGGTGGTCGAGCGCCACCGCGAGCCCCTGCTGCGCTACCTGCGGCGCGAGCTGGCCCGGGTCGATCCCTCGGGCCTGGTCGTCGGGGTGCTCGGGGACTACCTGGCCCCGGGCACCGAGGGCACCCCGCCCGAGGACGACCTCCGGATCGCGGCGAGCTGCTACCTGGTTCGCGGGCTGCGCGCCGGCGCCGCCCTGCTGGAGCGGCACGGAGCCGGCGACGGGACGGGCGGGGAGGCGGCCGAGCTCCGAGCCGCGGCCGACGCCCTGGCGGCCGCGGTCAACCAGGCCTTCCTCGACCCGGTCGCGGGCTGCTACCGCAGCGAGCGCGAGCCGCGGTACCGGCAGGCTTCGAACATCTTGCCGGTGGCCTTCGGCATCACCCCGCCCGGTCACGTCGACGCGGTGGTGGGGCGGCTGGTCGAGGAGCTGGAGGCCCGCGGCCTGCGTCACGACACCGGATGCCTCGGCCTCTCCGAGCTCTTCGGCGTGCTCACCCGAGCCGGGCGGGCCGACGTCGCCCTCGCCGTCGCCACCGGCACCGACGCCCCCAGCTGGGGCGCCTGGAAGGAGGCGGGCGAGACGACGATGCTCGAGATGTGGGGGCCGGTCGAGCGGTCCCGGAACCACTACTTCATGGGGGCGATGGCGCGCTGGCTCTACGAGGACGTCGCGGGCGTGCGGATGAGCGCACCGCAGTGGCGGGAGTTCGTCGTCGCGCCGGCGCTTACCGGGTCCGGGCTGGGGCACGCGGCCTACCACCGGCAGGGCCCCCGGGGACGGCTGGGCGCCGCCTGGCGGCGGACCGGGGCCGCGGTGGAGGTCACCGTCACCGTGCCGCCCGGCAGCACCGCGCACGTGCACCTGCCCGGCGTCGCGCCCTTCGCCGCCGGCCCGGGGGAGTGGACCCACCACGTCGACGTCCCGGCCCCGGTCCGGACACGTCCCGGGGGTGGGTCGCCCGACCACCGCCACCGGCCCCGGTGCGACGATGGGGCCGCGGCCACCGGGCCCGCGACCACCACCAGGACAGAGGAGTCTGCATCGTGA
- a CDS encoding carbohydrate ABC transporter permease, with protein MSAVVAQQRRPPVRRQVLERVAAVGFLAPTLVLVVLFCYYPAVRAGYTSLTRWDGFNAPEWVGLQNFVDVFADADFRRSAVNVAIWTAVGVPLATVPSFVVAELIFRLRSERLQYFWRAVFTAPLIIPPVVSVLIWQFLYGPEGPINRVLAGVGLESLTRSWIADPRFALWALIFLGFPWVSAFNVLIFYAGLKAIPSEVLEASALDGAGRWKQFTRLEVPLTFGQWKLLLVLSIIGVTQNLMVPLLLTGGGPGNATLTPVLYMYQGAITYGNYGFGMAVGTILFVVVLALSIVNMRVLRTDR; from the coding sequence ATGAGCGCGGTCGTCGCCCAGCAGCGGCGGCCACCGGTCCGTCGCCAGGTGCTGGAGCGGGTCGCGGCGGTCGGCTTCCTCGCGCCCACCCTCGTGCTGGTCGTGCTGTTCTGCTACTACCCGGCGGTGCGCGCCGGTTACACCTCGCTGACCCGCTGGGACGGCTTCAACGCCCCCGAGTGGGTGGGACTGCAGAACTTCGTCGACGTGTTCGCCGACGCGGACTTCCGCCGGTCGGCGGTCAACGTCGCGATCTGGACCGCCGTCGGGGTGCCGCTGGCCACCGTGCCGTCGTTCGTGGTCGCGGAGCTGATCTTCCGGCTGCGCTCGGAGCGGCTGCAGTACTTCTGGCGCGCGGTCTTCACCGCGCCGCTGATCATCCCACCCGTGGTCTCGGTGCTCATCTGGCAGTTCCTCTACGGTCCCGAGGGCCCGATCAACCGGGTGCTGGCGGGCGTCGGCCTCGAGTCGCTGACCCGCAGCTGGATCGCCGACCCGCGCTTCGCCCTATGGGCGCTGATCTTCCTGGGCTTCCCGTGGGTGTCGGCGTTCAACGTGCTGATCTTCTACGCCGGCCTCAAGGCCATCCCCAGCGAGGTGCTCGAGGCCTCGGCCCTGGACGGGGCGGGGCGCTGGAAGCAGTTCACCCGGCTCGAGGTGCCGCTCACCTTCGGCCAGTGGAAGCTGCTGCTGGTGCTCAGCATCATCGGCGTCACCCAGAACCTCATGGTGCCGCTGCTGCTGACCGGCGGAGGTCCGGGCAACGCGACCCTCACCCCGGTGCTCTACATGTACCAGGGGGCCATCACCTACGGGAACTACGGCTTCGGCATGGCCGTCGGCACCATCCTCTTCGTCGTGGTGCTGGCCCTCTCCATCGTCAACATGCGCGTGCTGAGGACGGACCGATGA
- a CDS encoding carbohydrate ABC transporter permease, protein MTTSTTLRAPAVDRTATARAVPARRRPRRRLSVTANVVLGLVALLSYVPIYFMVNNALRSGPEMQTSPFAPTSAPRWQNFQFAWEASGYAYPRTLLVVGLAVLGIAVTTAASGYAFARLRFREKEVWFYAVFGLLLIPGFITLIPLYVQIVDFGLVGTSWGLILPYLAGGQALGVVVLRSAVEAIPEELFEAAKLDGAGHLWQFVYIALPLARPLVIALALLNVVGLYGDYVLPSLVLQGEGSTVSVAITGFTPPAFSPNLDTFNIQLAAFTIASLPIAVLVLVLMRYFVSGLSQSAVKM, encoded by the coding sequence ATGACCACCTCCACCACCCTCCGGGCCCCCGCCGTCGACCGCACCGCGACGGCCCGTGCCGTGCCCGCGCGGCGCCGGCCCCGCCGTCGGCTCTCGGTCACGGCCAACGTCGTCCTGGGCCTGGTGGCCCTGCTGAGCTACGTGCCGATCTACTTCATGGTCAACAACGCGCTGCGCAGCGGGCCCGAGATGCAGACGTCGCCCTTCGCGCCGACCAGCGCGCCCCGGTGGCAGAACTTCCAGTTCGCCTGGGAGGCCAGCGGCTACGCCTACCCGCGGACCCTGCTGGTCGTCGGCCTGGCCGTGCTGGGCATCGCCGTGACCACGGCGGCCAGCGGCTACGCCTTCGCCCGGCTCCGGTTCCGCGAGAAGGAGGTCTGGTTCTACGCCGTCTTCGGCCTGCTGCTGATCCCCGGCTTCATCACCCTCATCCCGCTCTACGTGCAGATCGTGGACTTCGGGCTGGTGGGCACCTCGTGGGGGCTGATCCTGCCCTACCTCGCGGGTGGGCAGGCGCTGGGCGTCGTCGTGCTCCGCAGCGCCGTCGAGGCCATCCCCGAGGAGCTGTTCGAGGCGGCGAAGCTCGACGGCGCCGGCCACCTGTGGCAGTTCGTCTACATCGCGCTGCCGCTGGCCCGGCCGCTGGTGATCGCGCTGGCCCTGCTCAACGTCGTCGGGCTCTACGGCGACTACGTGCTCCCCTCGCTGGTGCTGCAGGGGGAGGGGTCGACGGTGTCCGTGGCGATCACCGGCTTCACCCCGCCGGCCTTCTCGCCGAACCTCGACACCTTCAACATCCAGCTGGCGGCGTTCACCATCGCCTCGCTGCCCATCGCCGTGCTCGTGCTGGTGCTGATGCGCTACTTCGTCTCGGGCCTGTCGCAGAGCGCGGTGAAGATGTGA
- a CDS encoding Gfo/Idh/MocA family protein, translated as MKIGVIGTGQFARSFLSLWQLHPDVEEVYVTDLVPERAAEHVERFGLAGTFADIDEMLASDVDSVAVLTQRWSHGPIVLKALDAGKNVYSAVPMAVSVEEIEAIVKKVEETGLIYMMGETSYYNPAVVWARKQVAEGAFGRVFYSEGDYLHDMDNGFYAAYQYSGGDDWKSTASYPPMLYPTHAIGGVLGALPTYATSVSCIGIRDDRGDGVFDREVSRWQNEFSNMTSLIEFADGGTMRHNEFRRLGYWQGHESRFRFYGTEQVFEQSGHGATLSVKTEGEDYAKGETRDISDLFYTRGGQIPEGFGDVDPALMQSFSSGTAPVQDRSRLPQEYEGAHNGHEGSHHFLADDFVRAVTTRTHPPVSAWKAARFTLPGIVAWDSARQGGVRLLVPDFGDGPATPAWD; from the coding sequence GTGAAGATCGGCGTCATCGGTACAGGGCAGTTCGCCCGGAGCTTCTTGTCCCTGTGGCAGCTCCACCCCGATGTCGAGGAGGTCTACGTCACCGACCTCGTCCCCGAGCGGGCGGCGGAGCACGTCGAGCGCTTCGGGCTGGCCGGCACCTTCGCCGACATCGACGAGATGCTGGCCTCCGACGTCGACTCGGTCGCCGTGCTGACCCAGCGCTGGAGCCACGGCCCGATCGTGCTGAAGGCGCTCGACGCCGGGAAGAACGTCTACTCGGCGGTCCCGATGGCGGTGAGCGTCGAGGAGATCGAGGCCATCGTCAAGAAGGTCGAGGAGACCGGCCTCATCTACATGATGGGGGAGACGAGCTACTACAACCCGGCCGTCGTCTGGGCCCGCAAGCAGGTCGCCGAGGGCGCCTTCGGCCGCGTCTTCTACTCCGAGGGCGACTACCTGCACGACATGGACAACGGCTTCTACGCCGCCTACCAGTACAGCGGCGGCGACGACTGGAAGAGCACCGCCAGCTACCCGCCCATGCTCTACCCGACCCACGCCATCGGCGGCGTGCTCGGCGCCCTGCCGACCTACGCCACCTCGGTGAGCTGCATCGGCATCCGCGACGACCGCGGGGACGGGGTCTTCGACCGCGAGGTCTCCCGCTGGCAGAACGAGTTCTCCAACATGACGTCGCTGATCGAGTTCGCCGACGGCGGGACCATGCGGCACAACGAGTTCCGCCGCCTCGGCTACTGGCAGGGCCACGAGTCGCGGTTCCGGTTCTACGGCACCGAGCAGGTCTTCGAGCAGAGCGGCCACGGCGCCACGCTGAGCGTCAAGACCGAGGGCGAGGACTACGCCAAGGGCGAGACCCGCGACATCAGCGACCTCTTCTACACCCGCGGCGGGCAGATCCCCGAGGGCTTCGGCGACGTCGACCCGGCGCTCATGCAGAGCTTCAGCTCGGGCACGGCCCCGGTGCAGGACCGCTCGCGGCTGCCGCAGGAGTACGAGGGCGCCCACAACGGGCACGAGGGGAGCCACCACTTCCTGGCCGACGACTTCGTCCGGGCGGTGACCACCCGCACCCACCCGCCGGTCAGCGCCTGGAAGGCCGCCCGGTTCACGCTGCCCGGCATCGTCGCCTGGGACTCCGCCCGTCAGGGCGGCGTGCGGCTGCTGGTCCCGGACTTCGGCGACGGCCCGGCCACGCCCGCCTGGGACTGA
- a CDS encoding ABC transporter substrate-binding protein gives MITRRGLLGSTAGLAGAAALAGCSTSAGGPTGSGSVATRADGLPDLTWKGTITMGAQGYTPAVEGVKLAPGTAKLQQFGKAAEEFTKLYPGITVKFLGSEYTYEVDQMKTAATGGQLPDVWWQQAPLVKTSFPKGVATNLNAYMDQPNPFVEGNTRWRDVFNTSVYATTAVNPETLYTNNGDFVGTAFFYNVKMFADAGLTPPTTWAELLEVCRALSARGVTPLAIQPITSGFGWVSRIFLGNMLGRETLEKIDAYSAEPGISVTDVAVAYKKGLLDPRQNPGVLAWWPVAKQLFDFCDKTIMQLPPNPPTGSPEPGTYFAAEKVAMIYDGTWAPGAVADNGSDFEVGSFPWPAMAGSYENATDYDSSNAVSGPSAAWQFHVSTDRSDSTLKEEGKLDAVVSWMKFFSTPQWNQAICNERGAFLPTFQGTTPPASMKDLAALAAEPIYAVSGGAEFSTEAADQVSRLFQQFLLGQVGMDEVSTKYPQIIDKGLQEYLRANPVDFDQYPA, from the coding sequence ATGATCACTCGCCGTGGACTGCTCGGGAGCACCGCCGGCCTCGCGGGGGCGGCCGCCCTGGCCGGCTGCAGCACCAGCGCCGGCGGGCCGACCGGCAGCGGGTCGGTCGCCACCCGCGCCGACGGTCTGCCCGACCTCACGTGGAAGGGCACCATCACGATGGGCGCGCAGGGGTACACGCCGGCGGTCGAGGGCGTGAAGCTCGCACCCGGCACGGCGAAGCTCCAGCAGTTCGGCAAGGCCGCCGAGGAGTTCACCAAGCTCTACCCGGGCATCACCGTGAAGTTCCTCGGCTCGGAGTACACCTACGAGGTCGACCAGATGAAGACCGCCGCGACCGGCGGCCAGCTGCCCGACGTGTGGTGGCAGCAGGCCCCGCTGGTCAAGACCTCGTTCCCCAAGGGCGTCGCCACCAACCTCAACGCCTACATGGACCAGCCCAACCCCTTCGTCGAGGGCAACACCCGCTGGCGCGACGTCTTCAACACCTCGGTCTACGCGACCACCGCCGTCAACCCCGAGACGCTCTACACGAACAACGGCGACTTCGTCGGGACGGCCTTCTTCTACAACGTGAAGATGTTCGCCGACGCCGGCCTGACCCCGCCCACCACCTGGGCCGAGCTGCTGGAGGTCTGCCGGGCGCTGTCGGCGCGGGGCGTGACCCCGCTGGCCATCCAGCCGATCACCAGCGGCTTCGGCTGGGTGTCGCGCATCTTCCTCGGCAACATGCTGGGCCGCGAGACGCTCGAGAAGATCGACGCCTACTCCGCCGAGCCGGGCATCTCGGTCACCGACGTGGCCGTGGCCTACAAGAAGGGTCTGCTGGACCCGCGGCAGAACCCCGGGGTGCTGGCCTGGTGGCCGGTCGCCAAGCAGCTCTTCGACTTCTGCGACAAGACGATCATGCAGCTGCCGCCGAACCCGCCGACCGGCTCGCCCGAGCCGGGCACCTACTTCGCGGCCGAGAAGGTGGCGATGATCTACGACGGCACCTGGGCGCCGGGTGCGGTGGCCGACAACGGCTCCGACTTCGAGGTCGGCTCCTTCCCCTGGCCGGCTATGGCGGGCTCCTACGAGAACGCCACCGACTACGACAGCTCCAACGCCGTCTCCGGCCCGTCGGCGGCCTGGCAGTTCCACGTGTCCACCGACCGCTCGGACTCGACGCTGAAGGAGGAGGGCAAGCTCGACGCCGTCGTCTCCTGGATGAAGTTCTTCTCCACCCCGCAGTGGAACCAGGCGATCTGCAACGAGCGCGGAGCCTTCCTGCCGACCTTCCAGGGCACGACGCCGCCGGCGTCCATGAAGGACCTGGCCGCGCTCGCGGCCGAGCCGATCTACGCGGTGAGCGGTGGGGCGGAGTTCTCCACCGAGGCGGCGGACCAGGTCTCGCGCCTGTTCCAGCAGTTCCTGCTCGGCCAGGTCGGGATGGACGAGGTGAGCACCAAGTACCCCCAGATCATCGACAAGGGCCTGCAGGAGTACCTGCGCGCCAACCCCGTCGACTTCGACCAGTACCCGGCATGA